In the Gemmatimonadales bacterium genome, one interval contains:
- a CDS encoding ABC transporter permease: MTGRPSIAGLTARIRSLVRGWLRRNEVEAEMREEFQHHIAMRTEHLQRQGLNPTAAARQARVEFGHQDSHREEARASRGLRLLDEARFSWLDIKLGARMVARHPMLSLAAIFALAVGIPIGIAPSHVANALEAPLPGDPAHRIRAIRTWDPVASRVHSTLYEEFAFYTRELRSFSTLAAFRTSSYSVGSDDGRAAPVAGAELTGGGFAVLRAAPHLGRTLTTADDEYGAPAVAVLGYHLWQSRFGGDPGVVGRPVRVGGTVRTVVGVMQEGFRFPNDEQIWLPMTAANGSPAARSARVQLVGRLADGISAEQAQAELAAIGPPPLTDPVEGRRQLRPEVVPFGLLYMGLPRNGLDSMPEYWLVQALSLALLLVACGNVAMLIFARTVTRFKEMAIRTALGASQARIVSQVFVETLVLAVIAAGAGVLTIDWIIRHLNLAALAGATALPYWLSLNVTGKAMLQAVALAAACATVAGVVPALRITGRAARERGADQSPSRFGGLTSALVVGDIAVSVAVVGLALAMADRATDLKQDDRAAGIPAAEYLAVELRLPDDGQLAGGGPAQQLFADRLATVQRELVAALERQPGVIGVAVADALPRMDQRARPYRIEGRDQSADARPRWVSTARVDIGFLAALGQSVVAGRDFTVSDIADARPVVIVNTAFAAREFGSEDPLGRQISFVSSDDGQPVWHEIVGVVPHLGINMINPEKGAAVYVPTAPGLLNPMHLAIHAGPTPDRLVPALPALVASVDPTLAMGAPVVLSELRQSDWYLVMAVAGGLLVLVGVLVTLAASGLYAMLSLAVSERTREIGIRSALGSSAGALVRTILRRSLVQIGAGALIGLPFAARFVFELRGGADGTASAAGSLLSAIGLAGIIVLIVGLIACLVPTRRVLAIEASEAMRAEG, from the coding sequence GTGACGGGTCGCCCCAGCATCGCGGGCCTGACAGCTCGGATTCGCTCGCTCGTGCGCGGCTGGCTGCGCCGAAACGAGGTCGAAGCCGAGATGCGCGAAGAATTTCAGCATCACATCGCGATGCGCACCGAGCACCTGCAACGTCAGGGGCTCAACCCCACCGCCGCCGCACGGCAAGCGCGGGTCGAGTTCGGGCACCAGGACTCGCACCGAGAAGAGGCACGAGCGTCACGCGGCCTTCGACTCCTCGACGAAGCCCGTTTCTCCTGGCTCGACATCAAGCTCGGCGCTCGGATGGTTGCTCGCCATCCGATGCTCAGCCTCGCGGCGATCTTTGCCCTGGCGGTGGGCATTCCCATCGGCATCGCGCCGAGCCATGTCGCCAATGCGCTCGAGGCGCCGCTTCCGGGAGACCCGGCCCACCGAATCCGCGCCATCCGAACCTGGGATCCGGTCGCATCGAGGGTCCACTCGACGCTCTATGAGGAGTTCGCCTTCTACACCCGCGAGCTCAGGAGCTTCAGCACGCTGGCCGCGTTCCGGACCTCCTCGTACAGCGTGGGGTCCGACGATGGCCGAGCCGCCCCGGTGGCTGGTGCTGAGCTGACGGGAGGAGGTTTTGCGGTGCTTCGCGCCGCGCCACACCTCGGTCGGACCCTCACCACGGCCGACGACGAGTACGGCGCACCGGCCGTGGCCGTGCTGGGCTATCACCTCTGGCAATCACGATTCGGCGGGGATCCTGGCGTCGTGGGTCGGCCAGTTCGAGTCGGCGGCACCGTGCGCACCGTTGTCGGTGTCATGCAGGAAGGCTTCCGATTTCCGAACGACGAGCAGATCTGGCTACCGATGACCGCGGCAAACGGTAGCCCGGCAGCCCGGAGCGCCCGGGTGCAACTCGTCGGCCGCCTCGCCGACGGCATCTCGGCCGAACAGGCGCAAGCGGAGCTGGCGGCCATCGGGCCACCGCCGCTCACTGATCCAGTCGAGGGACGGCGTCAGCTGCGACCTGAAGTTGTGCCGTTCGGCCTGCTCTACATGGGCCTCCCGCGCAACGGACTCGACAGCATGCCGGAGTACTGGCTGGTGCAGGCGCTCAGCCTGGCGCTCCTGCTGGTCGCATGCGGCAACGTCGCCATGCTCATCTTTGCCCGCACGGTTACCCGCTTCAAAGAGATGGCCATCCGCACCGCGCTCGGGGCCAGCCAGGCAAGGATCGTGAGCCAGGTCTTCGTCGAGACCCTGGTGCTGGCGGTCATCGCGGCAGGGGCAGGTGTCCTCACGATCGACTGGATCATCCGGCATCTGAACCTTGCGGCGCTCGCCGGAGCAACGGCCCTGCCCTACTGGCTGTCACTCAACGTCACGGGCAAAGCCATGTTGCAGGCCGTGGCCCTCGCGGCAGCCTGCGCCACGGTTGCCGGAGTCGTACCGGCTCTTCGGATCACGGGCCGCGCGGCGCGCGAGCGGGGGGCTGATCAGTCACCTTCGCGGTTCGGGGGGCTTACCTCCGCCCTGGTCGTCGGAGACATTGCGGTCTCGGTCGCGGTCGTCGGACTGGCGCTGGCCATGGCCGACCGCGCAACCGACCTGAAACAGGACGATCGCGCGGCAGGCATTCCAGCCGCGGAGTACCTCGCCGTCGAGCTCCGCCTGCCCGACGATGGGCAGCTGGCAGGCGGAGGACCGGCGCAGCAACTCTTCGCCGATCGCCTTGCAACCGTCCAGCGCGAGCTGGTCGCGGCACTCGAACGGCAACCCGGGGTCATCGGTGTGGCAGTCGCCGATGCGCTGCCTCGGATGGACCAGCGGGCCCGCCCATACCGAATCGAAGGGCGAGACCAGTCTGCCGATGCACGGCCGCGCTGGGTCAGCACTGCACGGGTCGACATCGGCTTTCTCGCGGCGCTGGGGCAATCAGTCGTCGCGGGTCGAGACTTCACGGTGAGTGACATCGCGGACGCGCGACCGGTCGTGATCGTCAACACGGCCTTCGCGGCGCGCGAGTTCGGGAGCGAAGACCCCCTGGGTCGACAGATCAGTTTCGTGAGCTCCGACGATGGCCAGCCCGTATGGCACGAGATTGTCGGGGTGGTTCCACACCTCGGCATCAACATGATCAACCCCGAGAAGGGAGCCGCCGTTTACGTACCAACCGCACCAGGGCTGCTCAATCCAATGCATCTTGCGATTCATGCCGGGCCGACGCCGGATCGGCTGGTGCCCGCGCTTCCTGCGCTGGTAGCATCGGTCGACCCGACCCTGGCAATGGGAGCGCCCGTCGTGCTGAGTGAGCTGCGCCAGAGCGACTGGTACCTCGTCATGGCTGTCGCAGGCGGGCTCCTGGTACTGGTCGGTGTACTGGTGACACTCGCCGCGTCGGGGCTCTACGCGATGCTCTCCCTCGCGGTGTCCGAGCGCACGCGCGAGATCGGCATTCGCTCGGCTCTGGGATCATCGGCCGGTGCGCTGGTCAGGACGATTCTGCGCCGCTCCCTGGTGCAGATCGGCGCCGGAGCGTTGATCGGCCTGCCGTTTGCTGCGCGGTTCGTCTTCGAGCTCCGGGGTGGCGCCGACGGGACGGCCTCAGCCGCAGGGTCACTCTTGTCGGCAATCGGCCTGGCTGGCATCATTGTGCTCATCGTAGGATTGATTGCCTGTCTGGTCCCGACCCGACGCGTGCTGGCCATCGAGGCGAGCGAGGCGATGCGAGCCGAGGGCTGA
- a CDS encoding PadR family transcriptional regulator, with protein MTRQADLLPGNLDLVILKAVSLGEVHGYGVLLRIEAISRGAILVQQGALYPALYRLEHQGLLASTWGTSENNRRAKYYRLTPLGRRQFEAEKASWGRLADAIALSLAATPQEV; from the coding sequence ATGACCCGCCAAGCCGACCTGCTTCCCGGCAATCTCGATCTCGTCATCCTCAAAGCGGTCTCGCTCGGCGAGGTGCACGGTTACGGCGTGCTGCTCCGGATCGAGGCCATCTCCAGGGGAGCGATTCTGGTGCAGCAGGGCGCTCTGTACCCGGCGCTCTACCGCCTGGAGCATCAGGGCCTGCTCGCGAGTACGTGGGGCACCTCGGAGAACAACCGCCGCGCCAAGTACTACCGGCTGACCCCACTCGGTCGCCGGCAGTTCGAAGCGGAGAAGGCAAGCTGGGGCCGGCTGGCCGACGCGATTGCCTTGTCGCTTGCTGCCACACCGCAGGAGGTGTGA
- a CDS encoding MerR family transcriptional regulator, with the protein MSTPTADPRDIPRHPVRVAAQKTGLSSHVLRAWERRYGVVAPTRTEGGQRLYSDADIERLTLLSTLASRGGAIGQLADLPTAELTRLSREDMVAAPTPEVQDTARWRELAFHAIEAMDGSRLRRELSRGVMALGVTAFLEEVADPLLREWGTLARGAPSASRRSTSVRWWCERCSAVRESAETSDSAPRLVVATLVNQLHEGGALLAAAAAAAEGWRVTYLGTNLPSADIAATAVRTGARAVAVSVIFPADDPAVPGYFATLRQGLPAHVALLVGGSATASYSDAIDAAEGEIVSDLPGLRSLLRELARP; encoded by the coding sequence ATGTCTACCCCAACAGCCGACCCGAGGGATATCCCGCGTCACCCGGTCAGGGTCGCGGCCCAGAAAACCGGGCTGTCGAGCCACGTGCTGCGAGCCTGGGAACGGCGCTACGGAGTCGTGGCGCCAACCAGGACAGAGGGTGGGCAACGGCTCTACTCCGACGCCGACATCGAACGCCTGACCCTGCTCAGTACCCTCGCCTCGCGCGGCGGCGCCATCGGCCAGCTGGCCGACCTGCCGACCGCCGAGTTGACCCGATTGAGCCGGGAAGACATGGTGGCGGCACCGACCCCGGAGGTTCAGGACACCGCACGGTGGCGGGAGCTGGCATTCCACGCGATCGAAGCAATGGACGGGTCGCGACTGCGCCGGGAGCTGAGCCGCGGCGTCATGGCACTCGGCGTGACGGCATTCCTCGAAGAGGTCGCCGACCCGCTGTTACGGGAATGGGGCACGCTGGCACGAGGGGCGCCCTCAGCATCGCGCAGGAGCACCTCGGTACGGTGGTGGTGCGAGAGGTGCTCGGCTGTCCGCGAGTCGGCCGAGACGTCGGACTCTGCGCCGAGACTCGTCGTGGCAACCCTGGTCAACCAGCTGCACGAAGGCGGCGCCCTGCTTGCCGCCGCCGCCGCCGCCGCGGAAGGGTGGCGAGTGACCTATCTCGGCACCAATCTCCCGAGCGCCGACATTGCCGCAACCGCCGTTCGCACCGGCGCCCGTGCCGTCGCCGTCAGCGTGATCTTTCCCGCCGACGACCCGGCCGTGCCCGGCTACTTCGCGACCTTGCGACAGGGCTTGCCGGCGCACGTCGCCCTGCTCGTCGGGGGCAGCGCGACGGCGTCATACAGCGACGCCATCGATGCCGCCGAGGGAGAGATCGTCAGCGACCTGCCGGGGCTGCGCAGCCTGCTGCGAGAACTCGCCCGCCCCTGA
- a CDS encoding fasciclin domain-containing protein, which yields MSKLSLSTAALLVLGATISGSALAQSAAPGTIVETAVAAGQFKTLAAALQAADLIPTLSGKGPFTVFAPTDAAFGKLPEGTVPGLLKDKTKLTGILTYHVVAGALTAKDLKARADKDGNVTLKTVQGSTLRIRLGANGVQVGEQRANVAAADVMASNGVIHVIDAVVLPPQA from the coding sequence ATGAGCAAGCTGAGCCTCTCGACCGCCGCCCTTCTGGTACTGGGCGCAACCATCTCCGGGTCCGCCCTGGCCCAGTCGGCCGCCCCGGGCACCATCGTCGAAACCGCCGTTGCTGCGGGGCAGTTCAAGACGCTGGCCGCTGCACTGCAGGCGGCTGATCTGATTCCGACCTTGTCGGGCAAAGGTCCCTTTACCGTCTTCGCGCCGACGGATGCCGCGTTCGGCAAGCTGCCCGAGGGTACCGTCCCGGGCCTGCTCAAAGACAAGACCAAGCTCACGGGCATTCTGACCTACCACGTCGTCGCGGGTGCGCTCACGGCTAAGGACCTCAAGGCCCGGGCCGACAAGGACGGCAACGTGACCCTCAAGACGGTGCAGGGGTCGACGCTGCGGATTCGCCTCGGTGCGAATGGTGTCCAGGTTGGTGAGCAGCGCGCCAACGTTGCTGCGGCCGACGTCATGGCCAGCAACGGCGTCATTCATGTGATCGATGCAGTGGTTCTGCCACCGCAGGCGTAA